TTTATAGATATAAGTAGATCTCCCTCTTCCACTCCTAGTTCTTCTGCTATACTTCCCTTAGTAACTGTCTCTATAATATTTTCATGTTTATCATAATTTTTAAGTTCCATAGTAATCCCTTTCTAATAATTAGTACCTAGTATTAATATTATATCATAATTTTTTCATTATTTATATTACATTTAATCATAATACCATTATAATCCTTTTAAATCAATGTTTTTATAATTAAATGTATATCATGATAATGACAAGAATATAGAAATAGTCACTAATCTTGTAAAGACAGTTAGTAGCTTATGGTGGAAATCCTATGGATTTCATCATTAAACTACTAACTATTTACTACTAACTACTATTTTATACTTTGTCGTTTGTTAACAATCTCATTATATCAATTATTATTATGTATTAAAACTAATAGCTTTAATGTCTTACTATAATATATGCTCCATTTTCCAAGTCATGAACCATCCCTAATGTTATTTTGGCAATTAAAAGAGCAATTTTTTCTCTCTCTTCTTCATTTTTAGCATAAAAAACAGGTACACTTCCTCCACTTACACATTCTTTATTCACTGTTATTATTGCAAGTATGCTTTCTTTAATACCTATATCCATCAAAACTCCTCCTAATCAGCAGCTTTCCTTCCAATTCTAGATGCTAAAGGCTTTCTTTTGGAACTTTCTAAAACTATAGTATCTTTTACAGCTTTCACTAGAGCATCTACATCTGGCTCCATGGCTACTATGGCCATTACTACATTTCCATTTTCTAGATTTCGTCGAGCTATGGGAGTAAAGTCAGGCTCATCAAGATCCTTCCTTATCCCTAATAATGTAGCTGCATTATGTTGTATAGCTTGGCGTTGCCCCGCACTAGAAAGTATTGCAATACTATTTTCATTTTTAGGTATTATTTCTACTGCAATCCCCTTTTCCATATATATCTTTTGTGATGCTTTAAGTCCCACATTCATAATTATTACATCATTAACTTTAAGCAATGGACCTTCAAAAGATATCTTAGCTGGTTTAACATCTGCTATTTCATATATCTTTTGCCTTGCTATAACTTTATTTAAATATATTACAATTATCGTTCCAAGCACTGCACCTATTACAACTGAAACCCTATTATCAAATACCTGATTTACAATAGTTATTATTGTACTGACTAATAATGAAGTCAACATAGCTACATAATTTCTGGCCTCAAATGCTTTAGCAATATCCTCTATGTAAGCTGTACCTCGAGAAACCATTTCTGTAGGTTCTATATTATCTAAACTCTGTCTTTCCAAATTTCTTACATCTCTAAATTGTTGAGCAGCCAACGCTAAAAAAGTTACAGCACTATATTCCATCTCAAATATAGCTGGAATAGCTAAACTTCCCAAGCTAGAAGCTATCAAGCCCAAAGCTAAATGAGAAAAAAAACCTTGAGGATAACTGGGGTACTGTCTATAATCTATTCGCAATAATGATATCCTAGATGCCAACCCCAATATTATAGATGTAATTATTATATGACCATATTTAAACAATTAACCACCTTCTAACCTTACTTTACTATATAAGATTATTATTTCTATATTGTGGCTTTTAATTCATAGAAAAAACAAAACAATTTATTATTAAATATAATAAAAAAGCTATCAGCCAGTTTAAACTAGCTGATAGCTTTTTTATTCATATAAAGGATATTTTTTACAGAGCTTTGATACCATGTCTTTTATATTATCCCTATCATTATTTTCATCTAGTGTTAATGCTATAATCTCAGCTATAACTTTCATATCTTCTTCGTTCATACCTCTCGTAGTCACAGCTGGAGTACCTATTCTGATTCCACTAGTTACAAATGGGCTTTCAGTATCAAAAGGCACAGTATTTTTATTAGTAGTTACTCCAATATCATCTAAAAGTTTTTCAGCCTTTTTGCCTGTAATGCCCTTACTTCTTAAGTTTATTAAAATTAGATGGTTATCTGTACCACCAGATACTAAATTAAATCCATAAGATATCAACCCTTCAGCTAATGCCTTACTATTTTTTAATACCTGTTGTTGATAGATCTTAAATTCGTCAGTTAAGGCCTCTTTAAAACTAACTGCCTTTGAAGCAATAACATGCATTAATGGACCACCTTGTATGCCTGGAAATATGGCTTTATCAATCTTTTTAGCATATTTTTCTTTACAAAGAATAACTCCTCCTCTAGGTCCTCTCAATGTCTTATGAGTTGTAGTAGTAACAAAATCCGCATAAGGTACTGGGCTAGGGTGTAATCCTGTTGCAACTAGTCCAGCTATATGAGCCATATCTACCATTAGATATGCACCTACTTCATCTGCTATATCTTTAAATCTTTTAAAATCTATAATTCTAGGATAAGCACTTGCTCCTGCCACTATCATTTTTGGTTTCTCCTGTAGTGCTATCTCCCTTACCTTATCATAGTCAATAGTTTCAGTATCTTTATCTACACCATAGGATACAAATTTAAAGTATGTACCAGAAATATTCACAGGGCTTCCATGGGTTAAATGTCCTCCATGTGAAAGGTTCATACCCATTACTTTGTCTCCAGGCTCTAATACTGCAAAATAGACTCCTAAATTAGCATTGGCACCTGAATGCGGCTGTACATTAGCATGATCTGCCCCAAACAACTCCTTTAACCTATCTCTAGCCAAATCTTCTGCTATATCTACATACTCACATCCTCCATAATATCTTTTATGAGGATATCCTTCAGCATATTTATTAGTCATATAGCTACCCATAGCTTCCATAACAGCTTTAGAAACAAAGTTTTCAGAGGCTATAAGTTCTATCTTATCTTTCTGTCTACCAAGTTCTAAATCTATTGCCTTCATTATCTCCAAATCTACTTCTTTCAAATTATCAAAATTCATCCTTCAACCTCCTTGTTTTTTTATAAATACATTTTCTATATATAGTTTACTATATTTTTACTATTTTCCCTTGAATATTTTTTTTGCTAATATATAATATAGCCATGTCAATATCTTATTTTCTATGCAACGAGTATATTATAACATTTTTTTAATATTTCATACAATAATTTTTCGTTATTTGCTATCTGGAGGTGTTAACATGAATAAAAAAGATATCAAAAATTTACTAATCTTGTCTATATTAGCAGGAAAAATTATGCTAAAAAGTGGTGCGGAAACCTATAGGGTAGAAGACACTATTTCTAGAATATGTAGGTCTAGAAAGATTAAATTTGTTCAATCCTTCGTAACTCCAACAGGTATATTTTTATCCGTTGAGCACGAAGATGAAATATTCTCTTATATTAAAAGAGTAAAATCTATTGAAATAGATTTAGAAAAAATTACTCTGGTGAATAACTTTTCTAGAGACTTTGTAAATTCAAATATGTCAGTATCTGAAGGTATGAAGATACTGGATAAAATAAATGAAAAACAACCTATATCCAATAAAATAAAATATTTTTCTGGAGGATTAGTTGGTGCTTTTTCCTCTGCGCTATTTGGAGGTAATTTATTTGACTTTATTGCTGCATTCTTTACTAGTTTTATAGTAGTATTTGTAGTTAAATATATGTCAAAATTAAATATAACTTATTTCTTATCAAATGTTATAGGAAGTATAGTAGCAACCCTATTTGCAATTGTTTTTTCACATATACATTACTCCACAAACATTGATATGATAATTATTGGATCAATAATGCCGCTAGTACCTGGAGTTGCCATTACTAACGCAATAAGAGATTCCATCTCCTCTGAGTTTTTATCTGGAGTTTCAAGAACCATGGAGGCCATAATAACAGCTTTAGCCATCGCCTTTGGAGTAGGTATTACGTTAAATATATATTTGAATTTTTTTGGAGGGATATAATATGATCTATAATTTTATAAAACATTTTATCTTAGCTTTTTTCTCTTCTGCAGGCTTTTCAGTAATATTTAACGCCCCCAGAAATTGTATAATTAAATCAGGATTGAGCGGTGCCTTTGGTTGGCTAGTTTATAAAATAATAAATAGTTTATTCTTTTCTTCTGTAGCTGGATCTTTTCTTGGTGCTATAACTGTAGGATTTTTAGGAGAAGTATTTGCTAGATTTTTCAAAAAACCTGCCACTGTATTTATAATACCAGGTATAGTTCCATTAGTTCCTGGAGCAGGTATGTATTATACTATGTTAGCTATTATAGAAAAAAGATTTATAGATGCAGCCAATAAAGGAAGTGAAGTCCTATTTATTGCAGCGGCTATAGCTAGTGGTATCATAATCTCTTCTTCCATTAGTCAAATATTATCTACAAAAAAGAAAAAAAGAAAGAAAATATAAAAATAGCTATTGACCATTAACTAATAACTATTTTTATATTTCTAAATCCCATATTTATTTTGTATATTTCAATATAGTGTCGATTAACTTATCTAGTTCCTGATCGTTATCCTCTAATTCTACACTATTCTTTATACAATCCTTCATATGATTTTCTAATATTATGCCTCCAACTTTGTTTAGTGCAGCTCTGGCTGCAGCAACTTGTACTAATATATCAGGACAACATTTATTTTGTGAAACCATACGTTGAATACCTTTTATTTGTCCCTCTATACGCCTCAATCTTTTAATGACATTATCCGTTTTATTTATATTTTCCATACTGCTAATCCTCCTGCACTATTTTATTATCTTTACCATTTCTAATTTTAAACTCTGATTCTTTTGTATGCTTTTATCTATAAATCTTAAAATAGTAAAAGAAACAGCTAAGGATAAAATTCCTATACCAAATCCCATTACTTCATAGTTATCGTATCCCATCCCTTGAAATATACTATTTCCAATTACAATTCCCAACACTAATAAGAGTAGAGGTATCCCATATAATATCATTGAACCCTTAAGTATTGTCTTCGCCTCCATCTCGATCTCTACATAATCTCCTATACTGGCATTTAATTTGTTCTCTATATTTACCCTTATAGAAGGTACTGAACATCCTCCACCACAATGGGCACAATTTTCTCCACATGAACTAGTTCTTCTCACATCTACTTCTGCAAATCTACCATCTACAGATATTACATGACCTATTTGGTCCATTATAATCACTCCTCTTCTAATCTAATTAAATCCTTTACTACTTCTGATGCAATAATAAGTCCCACAACTGAAGGAACAAATGCAATACTACCAGGTACTCTTTTTCTTTGATTATTTTCAGCATCAAAAATATTAATAGGCTTTTCCTTAGAATAAACTACCTTTAAACTATCTATATTTCTCTTCTTTAACTCCCTTCTCATAACTCTAGCTAAGGGACAAATAGATGTTTCATAGATATCTGATACCTCAAACATTGTAGGATTCAATTTATTACCCGCCCCCATACTACTTATGATAGGCACATCTTTTTCTTTACACTGTTCTACCAATAATAGCTTAGAGGAAACCATGTCTATGGCATCTACAACATAATCACATTTGCTAATTACTATATTATCCTTACTTTCATTATTATATAACTCTTTATATATATCTACTTTAATTTCAGGGTTTATCTGTAATATTCTATCTCTCATTACTTCAACCTTAGACATACCTACAGTCTGCCTATTAGCATGTATTTGTCTATTTATATTTGATATAGATATATCATCAAAATCTATAATTGCTATTCTTCCTATACCGGTTCTTGCCAACGCCTCTACCACAAAACTTCCCACTCCACCTATACCAAATACAGCTATATAAGCCTTTTCAAGCCTTTCTAGACCTTCTTTACCAATTAACATTTCAGTTCTCGAAAATTCATACTCCATATATTTTATCCCACCTATCTATTTACCCCTGGGTAGTATCTCTTTATATAATAGCACAATTCCTCACCTTTCTTCAATAAAAATAAGGTATAAAAAAAGTTAGTAGTTAATAGTTAAATGATGAGAACCATAGGCTCTCTACCATCAACTACTAACCACTAGCTACGAATTACTAACTCTTTTAAAAAATAAATGCCCTATATATTTAATCCAAATCCACATCTATATGCAATTCTTTAAGTTGATCTTCACTTACATCTGAAGGTGCCTTTGTAAATAGACATGTTGCATTTTGCGTCTTAGGAAATGCTATCACATCACGAATATTCTCGGTATCTGTAAGTAACATTACAAGTCTATCAAACCCATATGCTATACCACCATGAGGAGGTGCACCATATTTAAATGCTTCCAATAAGAATCCAAATTTGTCCAATGCATCTTCATCACTTATGCCCAATGCTTTAAACATCTTTTTTTGGAGTTCAGAGTTACTTATTCTTATGCTTCCTCCTCCAATTTCATCTCCATTTATTACTATATCATACGCTTTTGCCCTAACTCTTTGAGGTTCTGTCTCAAGATATTCTATATCTTCTTCTACAGGATGAGTAAAGGGATGATGTTTTGCTACATATCTGTCTTCCTCTTCATCATATTCTAAAAGTGGGAACTCTGTAATCCATACTGCTGCTATTTTATCTTTATCAATTATGTCTAAAGTCTTAGCCACTTCTATCCTCAAATGTCCTAATGCATCAAATACTACTGAAGGCTTATCTGCAACAATTAATAATAAATCTCCCTTTTCACCACCCATTTTTTCAATAATCCCTTTAAGTTCTTCTTCAGATAAGAATTTAGCTATAGGAGAATTTATACCTTCTTCTGTAATCTTAACCCATGCTAAACCTTTAGCACCATAAGTTTTTACATATTTCTCTAATTTAGATATGCCTTTTCTACTAAATTTACCCTCATATCCTTTAACATTTATACCTCTTACTTCTCCTCCATTCTTTACCGTGCCACTAAATACCTTAAAATCACTATCTGAAACAATATCAGTTATATTTACAAGCTCAAATCCAAACCTCAAGTCTGGCTTATCCGAACCAAATCTCTTCATTGCTTCATCATAGCTCATCCTGTTAATTGGTAAATTTAATTCTATCCCCTTTATCTCTTTAAATATTTTATAAATCAACTTTTCATTTAACGAAATTATATCATCTATATCTACAAAAGACATCTCCATATCTATCTGTGTAAATTCAGGCTGTCTATTTGCCCTTAAATCCTCATCTCTAAAGCACTTTACAATCTGATAATACCTATCCATTCCCGATACCATCAAAAGTTGCTTCATCAATTGAGGAGACTGAGGTAACGCATAAAATTTACCAGGATTCACTCTACTAGGTACTAAATAGTCCCTAGCACCTTCTGGAGTAGGCTTATTTAACATTGGTGTCTCAATCTCAAAAAATCCTTCTTCATCAAGAAAATCCCTAACTATTTTTGCAGCTTTATGTCTAATTTTTAAATTTCTCTGCATATAAGGCTTTCTCAAGTCTAAGAATCTATATTTTAATCTCATAGCTTCAGAAACATCATCATCATCCTTTATATATATGGGAGGTGTTTCTGATTTATCTAATATTCTCAATTCTTCTGCAAATATCTCTATATCACCCGTTGGCAATTCACTATTTTTCGATTGTCTCTCGTATACCTTTCCTCTAACTGCTATAACATATTCACCTCTTATGGCATCAGCCTTTTCAAAAGATTCTTTAGAAATATCCTCATCAAAAACTATCTGTGATATCCCTGTAGTATCCCTCAAATCTACAAAGATAAGTCCTCCTAGATTTCTTCTTTTTTGAACCCATCCCATAAGTACAACTTCTTCATTTATATTTTCTTTTCTCAAAACTCCACACATATGAGTCCTTTTCAAATCTCCCATAGTTTCTATCATCGATTTTTACCTCCCTAATTCTTGTTTTAACTCTTTTGTAAGACTGCTCAGTTTAATCTCCCTCTGATCACCTGTTTTCATATTCTTTAGTGTTATTACATCTCTATCTAATTCGTCATCTCCTATTACTATGGTAAAATTAGCATCTATTTTATTAGCATATTTGAATTGTGCCCTAATACTCCTATTTAAATGATCTTTATCGGCTGATATTCCCAATTTCCTCAACTTATATAATATACTAAAAGACTCTATATCCGCCCTTTCACCTATTGTTACTATAAATATATCTATACCCCTTGGCTCTGGAAAAGGAATGTTTAAACTCTCAAGGGTCAAAAGTAGTCGTTCTACACCCATACCAAAACCTATTCCTGCTGTCTCTGGACCTCCTATCTCTTTTACAAGACCATTATATCTGCCTCCGCCACAGACAGTTCCTTGAGCTCCTATATCTTTAGATATAAACTCAAATGCTGTTTTAGTATAATAATCTAATCCTCTAACTATTTTGGGATTTATTATATAATCTATTTCAATCGCATCTAAATATTCTTTGACTTTATCAAAATGTTCTCTACAATCATCACATAGATGGTCTATCA
This DNA window, taken from Clostridiisalibacter paucivorans DSM 22131, encodes the following:
- a CDS encoding capping complex subunit for YIEGIA is translated as MDIGIKESILAIITVNKECVSGGSVPVFYAKNEEEREKIALLIAKITLGMVHDLENGAYIIVRH
- a CDS encoding YIEGIA family protein, producing MFKYGHIIITSIILGLASRISLLRIDYRQYPSYPQGFFSHLALGLIASSLGSLAIPAIFEMEYSAVTFLALAAQQFRDVRNLERQSLDNIEPTEMVSRGTAYIEDIAKAFEARNYVAMLTSLLVSTIITIVNQVFDNRVSVVIGAVLGTIIVIYLNKVIARQKIYEIADVKPAKISFEGPLLKVNDVIIMNVGLKASQKIYMEKGIAVEIIPKNENSIAILSSAGQRQAIQHNAATLLGIRKDLDEPDFTPIARRNLENGNVVMAIVAMEPDVDALVKAVKDTIVLESSKRKPLASRIGRKAAD
- the glyA gene encoding serine hydroxymethyltransferase, encoding MNFDNLKEVDLEIMKAIDLELGRQKDKIELIASENFVSKAVMEAMGSYMTNKYAEGYPHKRYYGGCEYVDIAEDLARDRLKELFGADHANVQPHSGANANLGVYFAVLEPGDKVMGMNLSHGGHLTHGSPVNISGTYFKFVSYGVDKDTETIDYDKVREIALQEKPKMIVAGASAYPRIIDFKRFKDIADEVGAYLMVDMAHIAGLVATGLHPSPVPYADFVTTTTHKTLRGPRGGVILCKEKYAKKIDKAIFPGIQGGPLMHVIASKAVSFKEALTDEFKIYQQQVLKNSKALAEGLISYGFNLVSGGTDNHLILINLRSKGITGKKAEKLLDDIGVTTNKNTVPFDTESPFVTSGIRIGTPAVTTRGMNEEDMKVIAEIIALTLDENNDRDNIKDMVSKLCKKYPLYE
- a CDS encoding threonine/serine ThrE exporter family protein yields the protein MNKKDIKNLLILSILAGKIMLKSGAETYRVEDTISRICRSRKIKFVQSFVTPTGIFLSVEHEDEIFSYIKRVKSIEIDLEKITLVNNFSRDFVNSNMSVSEGMKILDKINEKQPISNKIKYFSGGLVGAFSSALFGGNLFDFIAAFFTSFIVVFVVKYMSKLNITYFLSNVIGSIVATLFAIVFSHIHYSTNIDMIIIGSIMPLVPGVAITNAIRDSISSEFLSGVSRTMEAIITALAIAFGVGITLNIYLNFFGGI
- a CDS encoding threonine/serine exporter family protein, with amino-acid sequence MIYNFIKHFILAFFSSAGFSVIFNAPRNCIIKSGLSGAFGWLVYKIINSLFFSSVAGSFLGAITVGFLGEVFARFFKKPATVFIIPGIVPLVPGAGMYYTMLAIIEKRFIDAANKGSEVLFIAAAIASGIIISSSISQILSTKKKKRKKI
- a CDS encoding metal-sensitive transcriptional regulator — translated: MENINKTDNVIKRLRRIEGQIKGIQRMVSQNKCCPDILVQVAAARAALNKVGGIILENHMKDCIKNSVELEDNDQELDKLIDTILKYTK
- a CDS encoding SoxR reducing system RseC family protein, with product MDQIGHVISVDGRFAEVDVRRTSSCGENCAHCGGGCSVPSIRVNIENKLNASIGDYVEIEMEAKTILKGSMILYGIPLLLLVLGIVIGNSIFQGMGYDNYEVMGFGIGILSLAVSFTILRFIDKSIQKNQSLKLEMVKIIK
- a CDS encoding tRNA threonylcarbamoyladenosine dehydratase translates to MEYEFSRTEMLIGKEGLERLEKAYIAVFGIGGVGSFVVEALARTGIGRIAIIDFDDISISNINRQIHANRQTVGMSKVEVMRDRILQINPEIKVDIYKELYNNESKDNIVISKCDYVVDAIDMVSSKLLLVEQCKEKDVPIISSMGAGNKLNPTMFEVSDIYETSICPLARVMRRELKKRNIDSLKVVYSKEKPINIFDAENNQRKRVPGSIAFVPSVVGLIIASEVVKDLIRLEEE
- the aspS gene encoding aspartate--tRNA ligase — its product is MIETMGDLKRTHMCGVLRKENINEEVVLMGWVQKRRNLGGLIFVDLRDTTGISQIVFDEDISKESFEKADAIRGEYVIAVRGKVYERQSKNSELPTGDIEIFAEELRILDKSETPPIYIKDDDDVSEAMRLKYRFLDLRKPYMQRNLKIRHKAAKIVRDFLDEEGFFEIETPMLNKPTPEGARDYLVPSRVNPGKFYALPQSPQLMKQLLMVSGMDRYYQIVKCFRDEDLRANRQPEFTQIDMEMSFVDIDDIISLNEKLIYKIFKEIKGIELNLPINRMSYDEAMKRFGSDKPDLRFGFELVNITDIVSDSDFKVFSGTVKNGGEVRGINVKGYEGKFSRKGISKLEKYVKTYGAKGLAWVKITEEGINSPIAKFLSEEELKGIIEKMGGEKGDLLLIVADKPSVVFDALGHLRIEVAKTLDIIDKDKIAAVWITEFPLLEYDEEEDRYVAKHHPFTHPVEEDIEYLETEPQRVRAKAYDIVINGDEIGGGSIRISNSELQKKMFKALGISDEDALDKFGFLLEAFKYGAPPHGGIAYGFDRLVMLLTDTENIRDVIAFPKTQNATCLFTKAPSDVSEDQLKELHIDVDLD